GCCGTGGGTGCCCGCGCGCTGCTGGGCGGGCTCAGGCCGACCGTCGAACACCTGCCGATCGCCGCACTGGCGGTCATCGTGCTGGCCGGCTATTTCGCTCCCCCCGTCGCCGTCGCCGCGCAGTTCTCCCTGCGCTACGCCGGCGGACGCCACTTCCCCGGTCTGGTCGTCTGCCTGCTGATGCTCGCCGTGGTCGTGATGGTCAGGCCGCGGCCCGTGGTCGTCGTCCACGCCTTCGTCTGGAGCGCGGTCGCCGTGGCGCTGTTCGCGCTCGCCTGCGGTTACCAGAGCGGCGAGCGGCTGCGCACCCTCACCTACCTGTCCACCTGCCTGGGTGTCGTCGACGGACCGGCCGTGGTGGCGTGCCTGGCCCTGGCGCGTACCCGCCGCGCCGTGCGCTGGCTGGTGCCCGCCGCCGTGTGCCTGGCCTGCGTGGTGGCCTCCGAGTCGCGGTCGGGGGTGCTCGCTGTGGTGGTCGGCGCCGTTTTCGTCCTCGTGACCGGCCGTCCGCCGGTGGTGCGCCTCGCCGTCCTGGCCGCGCCGGCCCTGGTCGCCGTCGCCTCGGTGAGCTGGGGCGTGGGGTTTGGCGAGCTGCTGACGCCTTGGCGCAACGAGGCGAGCATCATCTCCAGTGACGTTCAACGCTGGGAGGTGCTGGACTTCTCCCTGCGGCTCATCGTCGAGCACCCGCTTCGCGGCGTCGGGTACGGCAATCTCGTCCAGCTCATCGATTACGCCCCGAGATCCGGGGAGCGCAGCGGCGCGCACAACGACTACCTGCGCGTCGCCGCCGAGAACGGCATCCCGGCGCTGGTGCTGCTCCTGGTCATCCTGCTGCGCGGGGTGCGGCCGCGCAGAGCGGGCGACGCGGGTGT
The window above is part of the Sphaerisporangium rubeum genome. Proteins encoded here:
- a CDS encoding O-antigen ligase family protein, giving the protein MGPRSVSRLGTADILQASLCVALTGAALIVFAGHERLLVALPYIAYAVLAFASPRAASVALIPIGLLVPMVLELGFGGDLVYVELTAAAVTGCVIVLAVAVGARALLGGLRPTVEHLPIAALAVIVLAGYFAPPVAVAAQFSLRYAGGRHFPGLVVCLLMLAVVVMVRPRPVVVVHAFVWSAVAVALFALACGYQSGERLRTLTYLSTCLGVVDGPAVVACLALARTRRAVRWLVPAAVCLACVVASESRSGVLAVVVGAVFVLVTGRPPVVRLAVLAAPALVAVASVSWGVGFGELLTPWRNEASIISSDVQRWEVLDFSLRLIVEHPLRGVGYGNLVQLIDYAPRSGERSGAHNDYLRVAAENGIPALVLLLVILLRGVRPRRAGDAGVVRAVVVSSMAWIGTDLMLPHPAWSSYLWVCLACLLAMRTHRGESPAAVECREPRGSPAGRPVNRSSLSVPAAAVE